In Euphorbia lathyris chromosome 10, ddEupLath1.1, whole genome shotgun sequence, a single genomic region encodes these proteins:
- the LOC136208196 gene encoding casparian strip membrane protein 1-like, with protein MATTTTIEIPAESSAINKGKAPLMIGTSRSSSSFNEKEGGYNKGMAILDFILRLGAVITTLSATVVMGTSDETLPFFTQFFQFEASYDDLPTLQFFVIAMALVAGYLVLSLPFSIVAIIRPRAAGPRLLLLILDTVALTLNTAAASAATAIVYLAHNGNQSANWLAVCQQFGDFCQNVSGAVVAAFVSVVLFVILIVVSAIALRKQ; from the exons atggcaacaacaacaacaattgaaatcccagcagaatcaagtgCAATTAATAAGGGGAAAGCACCTTTAATGATAGGAACTTCTAGAAGCAGCAGTAGTTTTAATGAGAAAGAAGGAGGATATAATAAGGGGATGGCTATACTTGACTTCATTTTGAGACTTGGTGCTGTCATTACTACTCTTTCTGCTACTGTTGTTATGGGAACTAGTGATGAAACTCTTCCTTTTTTCACTCAGTTTTTTCAGTTCGAGGCTAGTTATGATGATCTCCCCACTTTACA GTTCTTTGTGATTGCAATGGCATTAGTTGCGGGATATTTGGTTCTTTCTCTTCCGTTCTCTATTGTAGCTATAATTCGCCCCCGTGCTGCTGGCCCGAGACTTCTTCTCCTCATTTTGGACACC GTTGCGCTAACACTAAACACGGCAGCGGCTTCAGCAGCGACCGCGATAGTGTACTTAGCTCACAATGGGAACCAAAGCGCGAATTGGCTAGCCGTTTGCCAACAGTTCGGCGATTTTTGCCAGAACGTGAGCGGAGCTGTGGTTGCTGCCTTTGTTTCTGTCGTTCTCTTCGTGATATTGATCGTTGTCTCTGCTATTGCTCTTCGGAAGCAGTAA